One window of the Candidatus Tisiphia endosymbiont of Sialis lutaria genome contains the following:
- the tilS gene encoding tRNA lysidine(34) synthetase TilS produces the protein MLYQQFQQNIEQLIGNRPPRSVALAVSGGSDSIALLMLTHKWVSTNSISENISMVVMLVDHHLREQSKLEHEYVRDLSRKLGYDYHLLHFDHQNNFSNLQARAREGRYQLMTDLCKKLDILTILTAHHLDDYIENYCLRLEKKSSIFGLSGSPINWYNNVKIVRPLFNIPKQRLVTYLIANNIKWFEDESNKSDKYQRNIIRKKLSQQGEYVKNQIISEQSTINQLVEEKLQPELIACIAESVKIYQFGFATINLLQITGFSSEIILQLISFVLIIISGKNRSSRSEPIRIIVILLQQQMNFTKTLHGCVIKKINNNLIICREFGRSLPMDIKLNNIDIWDGRFRFTGSFANNSGYLVSNLTIKDYSKIRKDLDLTILKETSFNNHVAILFTLPVVKILEKVIAIPHISYYNDEGLSKGLDVSFSPNFVSRFTHFC, from the coding sequence ATGCTTTATCAACAATTTCAGCAAAATATTGAGCAGCTAATTGGCAATAGACCTCCGAGGTCTGTTGCCTTAGCTGTTTCTGGGGGGTCTGATTCCATAGCCCTTTTAATGTTAACACATAAATGGGTCAGCACTAATAGTATTAGTGAAAATATTAGTATGGTTGTGATGTTAGTTGACCATCATTTGCGGGAACAATCTAAGCTAGAGCATGAGTATGTTCGGGATTTAAGCCGTAAATTGGGGTATGACTACCATCTACTTCACTTCGATCACCAAAATAATTTTTCTAATTTACAAGCAAGGGCAAGAGAAGGGCGTTATCAATTAATGACCGATTTATGTAAAAAATTAGATATATTGACAATTTTGACAGCCCATCATTTGGATGATTATATAGAAAATTATTGTCTGAGATTAGAAAAAAAAAGTAGCATATTTGGACTTAGTGGTAGCCCTATTAATTGGTATAATAATGTTAAAATAGTGAGACCATTGTTTAACATACCAAAACAACGGTTAGTAACGTATTTAATTGCCAATAATATAAAATGGTTTGAAGATGAATCGAATAAATCTGACAAATACCAACGAAATATTATTAGAAAAAAATTATCTCAACAAGGAGAATATGTAAAAAATCAAATAATTTCTGAGCAATCTACAATCAACCAATTAGTAGAAGAAAAATTGCAACCTGAATTAATCGCTTGCATTGCCGAATCAGTAAAAATTTATCAATTCGGTTTTGCTACTATAAATTTATTACAGATTACAGGATTTTCTAGCGAAATAATACTACAGTTAATTAGTTTTGTCCTTATCATTATTAGCGGTAAAAATCGTAGTAGTAGATCAGAGCCAATAAGGATAATAGTGATATTATTACAACAACAAATGAATTTTACTAAAACATTACATGGTTGTGTGATAAAAAAAATTAATAATAATTTAATAATTTGCCGGGAATTTGGCAGAAGTTTGCCGATGGACATTAAACTTAACAATATAGATATTTGGGATGGTAGATTCCGTTTTACAGGAAGCTTTGCAAATAATTCAGGCTACTTAGTAAGTAATTTAACGATCAAGGATTATAGTAAAATAAGAAAAGATTTAGATTTAACAATACTAAAAGAGACAAGTTTCAATAACCATGTTGCTATTTTATTCACTCTACCAGTAGTCAAGATACTTGAAAAAGTTATAGCCATACCCCATATATCCTACTATAATGATGAGGGGTTGAGTAAGGGGCTTGACGTTTCTTTTTCTCCAAATTTTGTATCGCGTTTTACGCATTTCTGTTAG
- a CDS encoding MerR family transcriptional regulator, producing the protein MQDKKYYSISEVTKLLNIHSHQLRYLERMLPNLAIHKIRNRRYYTSQDIEYLKTHMANKSVPLELEQPADLLDNQINKIDYLIKNFYDLSLTIQQILSKVGNNSPYA; encoded by the coding sequence ATGCAGGATAAAAAATATTACTCCATTAGCGAAGTAACAAAACTTCTAAATATTCACTCTCACCAGCTAAGATATCTAGAGCGTATGTTGCCAAACCTAGCTATACATAAGATACGTAATAGACGATATTATACAAGCCAGGATATTGAATATTTGAAGACCCATATGGCAAACAAGAGTGTACCTCTAGAATTAGAGCAGCCTGCTGACCTATTAGATAATCAAATAAATAAGATTGATTATCTAATCAAAAATTTTTATGACTTATCATTAACTATCCAACAAATCCTCTCTAAAGTTGGGAATAACTCACCTTACGCATAA
- a CDS encoding NTP/NDP exchange transporter yields the protein MDKVKDNSYFSELRRVVWPIEGHENKKFLPMAAMMFCILLNYSTLRSIKDGFVVTAIGPESISFVKTYVVLPMAILFMIAYVKLCDFLKQENVFYAVTSFFLAYFILFTFVLYPYPELVHPNPETIETLSNAYPNFKWFIRVVGKWSFAVFYAISELWGSMMLSLLFWQFANQITKTEEAKRFYSMFGMLANLSLPVTAIILCYFLSTETQIVAEHLKYTPLFVIMMGSAVIIMLLYRWMNQHVLTDPTLYDATSKVSKKGKVKLSLIESFRMIFSSKYLGLIALLIISYSVSVNLVEGVWKSKIQQLYPSKEDYTMYMGQFQAWQGVTAILFMVVGSNILRRVSWFTAAMITPMMMLITGIAFFAFIFFDSTIAMYVTGLFASGPLAVAVMIGMIQNILSKATKYSLFDATKNMAYIPIDKDLRTKGQAAVEVIGGRFGKSGGGIIQSTFFILLPTFTFVEATPYFAAIFFVIVILWIYAIKALNKEYQVQINSKSGS from the coding sequence ATGGATAAGGTGAAAGATAATAGTTATTTCTCAGAATTAAGAAGAGTGGTTTGGCCAATTGAAGGGCATGAAAATAAGAAGTTTCTGCCTATGGCAGCTATGATGTTTTGCATTTTGCTCAACTATTCCACCCTTAGGTCGATAAAAGATGGATTTGTCGTAACAGCTATTGGTCCTGAATCAATAAGTTTTGTAAAAACCTATGTCGTTTTACCAATGGCAATACTATTTATGATTGCTTATGTAAAGCTTTGTGACTTTTTAAAACAAGAAAATGTTTTTTACGCTGTAACCAGTTTCTTTCTGGCATATTTTATATTATTTACTTTCGTATTATACCCATATCCAGAGTTGGTGCATCCTAATCCTGAAACAATTGAGACATTAAGTAATGCGTATCCCAATTTTAAGTGGTTTATTAGGGTAGTTGGTAAGTGGAGTTTTGCAGTCTTCTATGCTATATCAGAACTTTGGGGAAGTATGATGCTTAGCTTATTATTTTGGCAATTTGCTAACCAAATTACTAAGACTGAAGAGGCAAAACGCTTTTATTCTATGTTTGGTATGTTAGCAAATTTATCTTTACCAGTTACTGCCATAATACTTTGCTATTTTTTAAGCACAGAAACTCAAATAGTTGCAGAACATCTGAAATATACTCCACTATTTGTTATTATGATGGGTAGTGCTGTAATTATCATGTTATTGTATAGATGGATGAATCAGCATGTTTTAACCGATCCTACTTTATATGACGCAACGAGTAAAGTAAGCAAGAAAGGTAAGGTTAAGCTATCTCTTATAGAAAGCTTTAGAATGATTTTTAGTTCAAAATATTTAGGGCTTATTGCCTTACTCATTATATCTTATAGTGTGTCAGTAAATCTTGTAGAAGGTGTATGGAAGTCAAAGATTCAGCAACTATATCCAAGCAAAGAAGACTATACCATGTATATGGGGCAATTTCAGGCTTGGCAAGGTGTGACAGCTATATTATTCATGGTTGTTGGCTCTAATATCTTAAGAAGGGTTTCTTGGTTCACTGCCGCGATGATTACTCCTATGATGATGTTAATTACTGGAATTGCTTTTTTTGCCTTCATCTTCTTTGATAGTACTATTGCGATGTATGTTACTGGTCTATTCGCTTCTGGACCTTTGGCAGTAGCAGTGATGATTGGAATGATTCAAAATATTTTAAGCAAGGCAACAAAGTACTCATTATTTGACGCTACCAAAAATATGGCATATATTCCTATTGATAAGGATCTTAGAACAAAAGGACAAGCGGCAGTAGAAGTGATAGGTGGTAGGTTCGGTAAATCTGGTGGTGGTATTATCCAGTCAACATTCTTTATCTTGCTTCCTACTTTTACCTTCGTTGAAGCTACCCCTTATTTCGCTGCTATATTTTTTGTTATCGTAATATTATGGATATACGCGATTAAAGCACTTAATAAGGAATATCAAGTTCAGATTAATAGCAAATCTGGAAGTTAG
- a CDS encoding tyrosine recombinase XerC, with amino-acid sequence MIQKKQQEILELIDKWQKYLKLQRNCSEHTIISYKNDLENFLNFLNHYNSEIITINSLRQVDIRLVRSWLSKRQQDNYLADSNSRGLSAIKNFYKYLEKTTNITCHAIFSIKSPKKAKILPKSLSQDDAQLSIEHIDNFTDLEWVEWRNKALLVLIYAAGLRISEALSITKSHLQDLEFIKITGKGKKERIIPWTPIAKDFIEQYLNKLPYSIGEKDPIFLGKLGKKLQAPVFNRELIRLRRFYGLPEHLSAHSFRHSFATHLLENGAELRSIQELLGHKSLSTTQRYTKVSLKHLENIYNNAHPISKSDSKIL; translated from the coding sequence ATGATTCAAAAAAAACAACAAGAAATATTAGAGTTGATAGATAAATGGCAAAAATATCTGAAATTACAAAGAAATTGTTCGGAACATACGATAATTTCTTATAAAAATGATTTAGAAAATTTTCTAAATTTCCTAAATCATTATAACTCGGAAATCATAACCATTAATTCTCTAAGGCAAGTTGATATAAGGCTAGTACGGAGCTGGCTTTCTAAAAGGCAGCAAGATAATTACCTAGCAGATTCTAATTCTAGAGGCTTATCGGCGATCAAGAATTTTTATAAATATCTAGAAAAGACCACTAATATTACTTGCCATGCCATTTTTTCCATCAAAAGTCCTAAGAAAGCTAAAATATTACCTAAATCTTTATCGCAGGATGACGCTCAATTATCTATTGAACATATTGATAATTTTACTGATTTAGAATGGGTGGAATGGAGAAATAAAGCCCTATTGGTGCTTATTTATGCTGCTGGGCTTAGAATATCTGAGGCATTATCGATAACTAAATCTCATCTACAAGACTTAGAGTTTATAAAAATAACAGGAAAGGGTAAAAAGGAGAGGATAATACCATGGACGCCAATAGCTAAAGATTTTATAGAACAATATTTAAATAAATTACCTTATAGTATCGGTGAAAAAGACCCAATATTTCTAGGTAAGTTGGGTAAAAAATTACAAGCTCCAGTGTTTAATCGTGAATTAATACGATTACGTCGCTTCTATGGTTTACCGGAGCATTTATCAGCTCATTCCTTTAGGCATAGTTTTGCGACACACTTACTTGAAAATGGAGCAGAATTAAGGTCTATTCAGGAATTACTTGGGCATAAAAGCTTATCAACTACCCAGCGTTATACTAAGGTTAGTCTAAAACATTTGGAGAATATTTATAATAATGCCCACCCAATATCAAAATCTGATAGCAAAATATTATAA
- the dksA gene encoding RNA polymerase-binding protein DksA — protein MSRITLLEGYKPSNDEEYMNPKQLEYFRQKLLEWKRSLLEESRETLNHLKEENWNEPDFNDRASIETDTALELRTRDRYRKLIDKIEEALVRIEKNEYGYCEETGEPIGLKRLEARPVATLCIESQERHESYEKQHIDL, from the coding sequence ATGTCTAGAATTACCTTACTGGAAGGATATAAGCCTTCTAACGACGAAGAATATATGAACCCTAAACAGTTAGAATATTTTAGACAAAAACTTCTTGAGTGGAAACGTTCTTTGTTGGAAGAATCGAGGGAAACCTTAAACCATCTCAAGGAAGAAAATTGGAATGAACCAGATTTTAATGATCGGGCATCAATTGAAACGGATACGGCACTAGAGTTACGAACAAGAGACAGGTATCGTAAGCTTATTGATAAAATAGAAGAGGCTTTGGTAAGGATAGAAAAAAATGAATATGGCTATTGCGAAGAAACTGGAGAACCAATTGGTTTAAAACGTTTAGAAGCAAGACCCGTTGCAACTTTGTGTATTGAATCGCAAGAGCGACATGAAAGCTATGAAAAACAGCATATAGATTTATAG
- the ftsH gene encoding ATP-dependent zinc metalloprotease FtsH produces MNNQGKNVLIWVSIFVLMVLVFHAFQNDGFIGGKSNISFSDFLTKIDEKAVSSVKIQGRIIDGNLSDGTAFSTYAPDYPDLINRLSSNGVYIEVIPPDTKMNLLFSIFISWFPMILLIGGWVFFMRQMQGGGKAMGFGKSKAKLVSDKGPKVTFKDVAGIDEAKEELTEIVDFLRDPSKFQKLGGKIPKGCLLIGSPGTGKTLLARAIAGEANVPFFSISGSDFVEMFVGVGASRVRDMFEQGKRNAPCIIFIDEIDAVGRHRGIGMGGGNDEREQTLNQMLVEMDGFEDNEGVVIIAATNRPDVLDTALLRPGRFDRQITVPNPDIDGREQILQVHLKKIKCAKNIIPRTIARGTPGFSGAELANLVNESALIAARKGKKEVDMLELEEAKDKVLMGVERRSMIMSDEQKKLTAYHEGGHALVGLYCPASDPIHKATIIPRGKALGMVMRLPENDRFSIQRDKMEADIAVAMAGRVAEELIFGKDKVTSGASSDIKMATRMARAMVTDWGLSDAIGPVYHGSSNEDMYASGRGEGHTSVHTAELIDREVKNFVEKGYDLAKNILTEHISELHLLAKILIEHETLSGQQIKNLLSGRAMNSEEANLFPMSNDDNGTIKIKKPSRKKDL; encoded by the coding sequence ATGAATAATCAAGGTAAGAATGTTCTAATTTGGGTATCGATTTTTGTTTTAATGGTGCTTGTTTTTCATGCATTTCAAAATGATGGTTTTATTGGAGGAAAGAGTAATATTTCTTTCTCAGATTTTTTAACCAAAATTGATGAAAAAGCAGTTAGTTCTGTTAAAATTCAGGGTAGAATAATCGATGGAAATCTAAGTGATGGAACAGCTTTTTCAACTTATGCTCCTGACTATCCAGATTTAATAAACCGTCTAAGTAGTAACGGTGTATATATTGAAGTAATACCTCCTGATACCAAAATGAACCTATTGTTTAGCATATTCATTTCGTGGTTTCCAATGATTCTGTTGATAGGTGGCTGGGTATTTTTCATGCGTCAAATGCAAGGCGGTGGAAAAGCTATGGGTTTTGGCAAATCTAAAGCCAAGCTAGTTTCAGATAAGGGACCAAAAGTTACTTTTAAAGATGTTGCTGGTATTGATGAAGCTAAAGAAGAATTAACTGAAATTGTTGATTTTCTTAGAGATCCAAGCAAATTCCAGAAACTTGGTGGTAAAATCCCCAAAGGCTGTTTATTAATAGGATCGCCTGGAACAGGTAAAACTCTGTTAGCAAGAGCTATAGCAGGTGAGGCAAATGTTCCGTTCTTTAGTATTTCTGGTTCTGATTTTGTTGAAATGTTTGTTGGTGTGGGTGCAAGCCGTGTACGTGATATGTTCGAACAAGGGAAGCGTAATGCCCCTTGCATAATCTTTATTGACGAAATAGATGCTGTAGGTCGTCACAGAGGTATTGGCATGGGCGGTGGTAACGATGAACGTGAACAAACATTGAATCAGATGTTAGTTGAAATGGATGGGTTTGAAGATAATGAAGGAGTAGTGATTATTGCGGCAACTAACAGACCTGATGTACTTGACACTGCCTTACTAAGACCCGGAAGGTTTGATCGTCAAATTACTGTACCTAATCCAGATATTGATGGTAGAGAACAAATTTTACAAGTACATTTGAAGAAGATAAAATGTGCTAAGAATATAATACCTAGAACCATAGCTAGAGGAACTCCTGGATTCTCAGGGGCAGAGCTTGCTAATCTTGTTAACGAATCGGCATTAATTGCTGCTCGTAAAGGCAAAAAAGAAGTTGATATGCTGGAATTAGAGGAAGCAAAAGATAAGGTGTTAATGGGCGTGGAAAGACGTTCTATGATTATGTCAGATGAGCAGAAAAAACTAACTGCCTATCATGAAGGTGGGCATGCATTAGTTGGGCTTTACTGCCCAGCTTCTGATCCAATTCATAAAGCAACTATTATTCCAAGAGGTAAAGCGCTTGGTATGGTAATGAGATTACCTGAAAATGATCGGTTTTCTATACAGCGTGATAAAATGGAAGCTGACATAGCGGTAGCAATGGCAGGCAGAGTAGCTGAAGAACTTATTTTTGGTAAAGACAAAGTTACTTCTGGTGCTTCTTCTGATATTAAAATGGCAACCAGAATGGCTAGAGCTATGGTAACTGATTGGGGGCTAAGTGATGCAATAGGGCCTGTATATCATGGCTCAAGCAATGAAGATATGTATGCTAGTGGTAGGGGGGAAGGTCATACTTCTGTACATACCGCAGAATTAATTGATAGGGAAGTGAAAAATTTTGTTGAAAAAGGTTACGATTTAGCAAAAAATATACTAACTGAGCATATTAGTGAACTCCATCTATTAGCCAAAATATTAATTGAGCATGAAACATTGTCAGGGCAACAGATTAAAAACTTGCTTAGTGGTAGAGCTATGAATTCAGAAGAGGCAAATTTATTTCCAATGAGCAATGATGATAATGGTACTATAAAAATTAAAAAACCAAGTCGGAAAAAAGACTTGTAG
- a CDS encoding HU family DNA-binding protein — translation MNSTSITKEKIACMLKDKLGLSNLICEEIVKQIFSNIQQMASKQRLTLVGFGSFCTSIKKPRPGINFHTKEAVIIPEKQVIRFIPAKKLKLLINKNAG, via the coding sequence ATTAATTCTACTTCTATTACTAAAGAAAAAATTGCTTGTATGTTAAAAGATAAATTGGGGCTATCAAACCTTATATGCGAAGAAATAGTCAAACAAATATTTAGCAATATCCAGCAAATGGCAAGCAAGCAAAGATTGACGTTAGTAGGTTTTGGCAGCTTTTGTACTAGCATAAAAAAACCTAGACCTGGTATAAATTTTCATACAAAAGAGGCGGTGATAATTCCAGAAAAACAAGTAATACGTTTTATACCTGCTAAAAAATTAAAATTATTAATTAATAAAAATGCAGGATAA
- the mnmE gene encoding tRNA uridine-5-carboxymethylaminomethyl(34) synthesis GTPase MnmE — METIFAQSSKPGKAGVAVFRISGSNSLVALKHLIKNDNATFIPRVMYCKKLINPKNQELIDEAVVAYFQAPASFTGEDVVEIYTHGSIAIAAMLTETLLTIEGLRMAEPGEFTRRAFLNGKFDLTAAEGIADLIEAETVWQHRQAVKQVGGELETLYNGWRQTLLTIIGLLEAYIDFPDEDIPQEILNRVMTLSRELKYAIIKHLDDNRRGELLRTGIKLTILGTPNVGKSSLLNFLMQRDVAIVSNIEGTTRDIIEGHLDIGGYPIILQDTAGIRDSNDLIELEGIKRAIESARMADIKIVMLDAVKLSNSPSLDNLIDDNTIILINKIDLLDDKCQIDMCINKLKKNYLKISIKDNIGMDSLLKEIENIAHNIAGLTETPHITRQRQRAFIEKALEYLKKFNNENFNGENDLVLATEDVRMAIRSLSNVTGKISVEEVLGEIFSNFCIGK; from the coding sequence ATGGAAACTATTTTTGCTCAAAGCTCTAAACCAGGAAAAGCTGGTGTTGCAGTCTTTCGTATTTCTGGATCTAACAGCTTGGTTGCATTAAAACACCTAATTAAAAATGATAATGCCACGTTTATTCCTAGAGTCATGTACTGTAAAAAACTTATCAACCCTAAGAATCAAGAATTAATTGATGAAGCAGTTGTAGCATACTTCCAAGCTCCAGCTAGCTTTACTGGAGAAGATGTAGTAGAAATATATACTCATGGCAGTATAGCAATTGCTGCTATGCTAACTGAAACATTGTTAACCATCGAAGGTTTAAGAATGGCAGAGCCTGGGGAATTTACCCGTAGGGCTTTTTTAAATGGTAAATTTGATTTAACTGCGGCAGAAGGTATTGCCGATTTAATTGAAGCTGAAACTGTTTGGCAACATAGGCAGGCGGTTAAGCAAGTTGGAGGAGAACTCGAAACACTTTATAATGGGTGGAGACAAACTTTACTGACTATTATTGGTTTACTAGAAGCTTATATTGATTTCCCCGATGAAGATATTCCGCAAGAAATATTAAATAGGGTTATGACTCTTAGTAGGGAACTTAAATATGCTATAATAAAACATCTTGACGATAATAGACGGGGGGAATTACTTCGAACAGGCATTAAATTAACCATTTTAGGAACTCCTAATGTTGGTAAATCTAGCTTACTTAATTTTTTGATGCAAAGAGATGTTGCCATTGTTTCAAATATTGAGGGAACAACTCGTGACATAATTGAGGGACATCTAGATATTGGAGGATATCCAATTATATTACAAGATACAGCTGGCATAAGGGATAGTAATGATTTAATAGAATTAGAAGGCATCAAACGGGCAATTGAATCAGCAAGAATGGCTGATATCAAAATAGTTATGCTTGATGCGGTAAAATTAAGCAACTCACCCTCATTGGATAATTTAATTGATGACAATACAATAATATTGATCAATAAAATTGATCTGCTAGATGATAAGTGTCAAATAGATATGTGTATCAATAAATTAAAGAAAAATTATTTAAAGATTTCTATAAAAGATAATATTGGGATGGATAGTCTGTTAAAGGAAATTGAAAATATTGCTCATAATATAGCTGGTTTAACCGAAACCCCGCATATTACTAGACAACGTCAACGAGCATTTATAGAAAAAGCCTTGGAATATTTAAAAAAATTCAATAATGAGAATTTTAATGGTGAAAATGACTTAGTGTTAGCTACAGAAGATGTTAGAATGGCTATTAGAAGTTTGAGTAATGTTACTGGTAAGATTAGCGTTGAAGAAGTGTTAGGAGAAATATTTAGTAATTTTTGTATAGGTAAATAA
- a CDS encoding succinate dehydrogenase iron-sulfur subunit has translation MAELRLPPNSKVGKGIVHKYSGKAAKLRNVRIYRYDPDSEENPRIDIYELDLDKTGPMVLDALIKIKNEIDSTLTFRRSCREGICGSCAMNIDGTNTLACIKPIEEICGDIKIYPLPHMKVVKDLVPDMSHFYAQYESIEPWLKTDTLPPSNSERLQSLKDREKLDGLYECILCACCSTSCPSYWWNGDKYLGPAILLQAYRWIADSRDEYTGERLDALEDPFKLYRCHTIMNCTKTCPKGLNPAKAIAEIKSQIIQRHGV, from the coding sequence ATGGCAGAACTTAGATTACCACCTAATTCTAAAGTCGGTAAAGGTATAGTACATAAATATTCTGGGAAAGCGGCTAAGCTACGTAATGTTAGGATTTATAGGTATGATCCAGATTCTGAGGAAAACCCGAGAATTGATATTTACGAGTTAGATCTAGACAAAACAGGCCCAATGGTTCTAGATGCCTTAATTAAAATAAAAAATGAAATAGATTCTACTTTGACCTTCAGACGCTCTTGTCGTGAAGGGATTTGTGGTAGTTGTGCAATGAATATAGATGGAACTAATACACTTGCCTGCATTAAGCCTATTGAAGAAATTTGTGGTGATATTAAGATATATCCCTTACCACATATGAAAGTAGTAAAAGATTTAGTACCTGATATGTCGCATTTTTATGCTCAATATGAATCGATAGAACCTTGGCTAAAAACTGATACTCTTCCTCCTTCCAATAGTGAAAGATTACAGTCGCTTAAGGATAGAGAAAAATTAGATGGGCTATATGAATGTATATTATGTGCATGTTGTTCCACCTCCTGCCCAAGCTATTGGTGGAATGGTGATAAATATTTAGGTCCTGCGATTTTACTACAAGCTTATCGATGGATTGCTGATTCTAGGGATGAGTATACTGGAGAGCGTTTAGATGCTTTAGAAGATCCGTTTAAGCTATATCGTTGTCATACAATTATGAACTGTACCAAAACTTGTCCAAAAGGTTTAAATCCAGCTAAAGCTATTGCAGAGATAAAAAGCCAAATAATACAACGTCATGGAGTATAA
- the typA gene encoding translational GTPase TypA produces MSAIRNIAIIAHVDHGKTTLVDNMLKQSGTFRANQEVAERAMDSNDLERERGITILAKCTSLMWKDIRINIVDTPGHADFGGEVERILTMVDGVILLVDSSEGTMPQTKFVLSKALKLGLKPIVVINKIDRPDRRVSEVVDEVFELFLALEANNEQLDFPIIYASGRSGWASRHLDDEQKDLAPLFDLIVSHVPTPIADSEAPFSMLVTTREYNPYFGRVLTGRIHSGTIKTNQNVKALNRDNMTTENARISKILSFRGLERVAIDVAYAGDIIAIAGIQNATVADTICAPEIMVALPSLPIDPPTLSMTFGVNDSPLAGREGSKLTARVLGDRLMREIESNVAIQVSQTEEKDAFQVAGRGELQLGILIETMRREGFELSISRPRVLFKEDEQGKRLEPIEEIQVDVDDDFVGVVVKSLAIRKAEMTDMRPSGGGKTRVTFLGPSRGLIGYHGQFLTETRGTGVMNRVFHSYAPYKGAIEGRRNGVLISNGDGEAVAYALWNLEDRGKMFINPNELVYQGMIIGEHNRDNDLEVNPLKAKQLSNVRASGKDEAMRLIPPLLMTLEQAISYIESDERVEVTPKSIRLRKAMLNPNDRKRSERRNEE; encoded by the coding sequence ATGTCTGCTATTCGCAATATTGCTATTATCGCCCACGTTGATCATGGTAAAACCACTCTAGTTGATAATATGCTTAAGCAAAGTGGAACTTTCCGAGCAAACCAGGAAGTAGCAGAGCGTGCTATGGATTCAAATGACCTGGAACGTGAACGTGGTATAACCATTTTAGCTAAATGCACCTCCCTGATGTGGAAAGATATCCGTATCAATATAGTTGATACTCCTGGTCACGCTGATTTTGGTGGCGAGGTAGAACGCATTCTTACTATGGTAGATGGGGTCATATTACTAGTTGATTCTTCTGAAGGCACAATGCCTCAGACAAAATTTGTGTTGTCAAAAGCTCTAAAACTTGGTTTAAAACCAATTGTTGTTATCAATAAAATTGACCGCCCCGATAGAAGGGTAAGTGAAGTAGTCGATGAAGTATTTGAATTATTTCTGGCATTAGAAGCAAATAATGAACAATTAGATTTTCCTATTATCTATGCTTCAGGGCGTAGCGGTTGGGCATCGCGTCACTTAGACGATGAGCAAAAAGACCTTGCTCCACTTTTTGATTTGATAGTATCTCATGTGCCTACTCCTATCGCTGATAGCGAAGCTCCTTTTTCTATGCTTGTTACCACTAGAGAATATAACCCATATTTTGGTCGTGTACTTACTGGTCGTATCCATAGTGGGACAATTAAGACCAACCAAAATGTTAAAGCCCTAAATCGTGATAATATGACAACTGAAAATGCCCGAATAAGCAAAATACTATCATTCCGAGGATTGGAACGGGTAGCTATCGATGTGGCATATGCTGGGGATATTATTGCTATTGCTGGAATTCAAAACGCTACTGTAGCCGATACGATATGTGCTCCTGAGATAATGGTAGCACTGCCATCCTTACCTATAGATCCACCAACATTATCTATGACCTTTGGAGTAAATGACTCTCCTCTTGCTGGACGAGAAGGTTCAAAACTTACCGCTAGAGTTTTAGGCGATAGATTGATGAGAGAGATCGAAAGTAACGTAGCAATACAGGTCAGCCAAACTGAAGAAAAAGATGCTTTTCAAGTTGCAGGTCGTGGTGAGCTACAATTAGGAATATTGATCGAGACTATGAGACGTGAAGGTTTTGAGCTATCAATCAGCAGACCACGCGTATTATTCAAAGAGGATGAACAGGGGAAGAGATTAGAACCAATTGAAGAAATCCAAGTTGATGTTGATGATGATTTTGTTGGGGTTGTGGTTAAGTCACTTGCCATACGTAAAGCAGAAATGACTGATATGCGTCCATCCGGCGGCGGTAAAACTAGAGTAACATTTTTAGGACCATCACGTGGTCTTATTGGCTATCACGGTCAATTCTTAACTGAAACTCGGGGTACCGGTGTTATGAACCGTGTTTTCCATAGCTACGCTCCCTATAAAGGAGCTATTGAAGGAAGGCGTAATGGAGTGTTAATTTCCAATGGAGATGGTGAAGCTGTTGCCTATGCTCTATGGAATCTTGAAGATCGTGGAAAAATGTTTATAAACCCTAATGAACTAGTATATCAGGGAATGATTATAGGAGAACATAATAGGGATAATGATCTAGAGGTCAACCCTCTAAAAGCCAAGCAATTGTCAAATGTTAGGGCTTCGGGTAAGGATGAAGCTATGCGGCTCATTCCACCACTCCTTATGACATTAGAGCAAGCTATCAGCTATATCGAAAGTGATGAAAGGGTAGAAGTTACTCCTAAATCAATTAGACTTCGTAAGGCAATGTTGAATCCTAACGACCGGAAGAGATCGGAACGACGCAACGAGGAATAG